A stretch of the Bradyrhizobium arachidis genome encodes the following:
- a CDS encoding LysR family transcriptional regulator, giving the protein MYGVGERVNPFNWELGGDGNAGEGHGWRAPWLSGSSLFMLKMEINLDMEKQSFLKVMNMPSHPIPDLSVFVRAVDLGSFAAVGAETGLTASGVSRIVTRLERRLGVALLHRTTRRLVLTQEGETFLAHARSILAAVEAAEADVASVHGRPRGMIRINSGTAFARRRLARWLPQFMEQYPDIRIDLTVSDHRIDPISEQIDVTIRVGPLADSDLIAVRLGEVRRIIVGSPQYLERNGVPEQPSDLMRHNCLQLSGYARLAQWPMFEHGKPMAIPVNGTIRSDSAELLLDLALAGAGLIRLGDFLGEEALREGRLVPLLSHCHDDDPQPITALILPGRQAIPRVRAFVDFLKANC; this is encoded by the coding sequence ATGTACGGCGTCGGCGAGCGCGTGAACCCGTTCAATTGGGAGCTGGGCGGGGACGGAAATGCGGGCGAGGGGCATGGCTGGCGGGCTCCGTGGTTGTCCGGATCATCCTTATTCATGCTGAAGATGGAGATAAATCTCGATATGGAGAAGCAATCATTCCTAAAAGTCATGAATATGCCGTCACACCCCATCCCCGATCTCAGCGTCTTTGTCCGTGCCGTCGATCTCGGAAGTTTTGCTGCGGTCGGTGCTGAGACGGGTCTGACCGCCTCCGGCGTGTCCCGCATCGTGACACGGCTGGAACGGCGCCTCGGGGTGGCGCTTCTGCACCGGACAACCCGGCGGCTCGTCCTGACGCAGGAAGGCGAAACCTTTCTTGCTCACGCACGAAGCATTCTGGCGGCAGTCGAGGCCGCCGAGGCTGACGTTGCATCTGTGCACGGACGCCCGCGCGGGATGATCCGTATCAACAGCGGCACCGCGTTCGCACGACGGCGGCTTGCGCGGTGGCTGCCTCAGTTCATGGAGCAATATCCGGACATCCGCATCGATCTCACGGTCAGTGACCATCGCATTGATCCGATCAGCGAGCAGATCGACGTGACGATCCGGGTCGGCCCGCTCGCCGACAGCGACCTGATCGCGGTGCGCCTCGGTGAGGTCAGGCGCATCATCGTCGGCAGCCCGCAATATCTCGAACGCAATGGTGTGCCCGAGCAGCCCTCCGATCTGATGCGGCACAATTGCCTCCAGCTCAGCGGCTACGCGCGGCTTGCGCAATGGCCCATGTTCGAGCACGGCAAGCCGATGGCGATTCCCGTCAACGGGACGATCCGATCGGACAGCGCCGAACTGCTGCTCGACCTCGCACTGGCGGGCGCGGGTCTCATTCGCCTCGGCGACTTCCTGGGCGAAGAAGCCTTGCGGGAGGGCAGGCTGGTGCCTTTGCTGTCGCATTGCCACGACGATGATCCGCAGCCGATCACGGCGCTGATCCTGCCAGGGCGGCAAGCCATTCCCAGGGTCCGCGCTTTCGTCGATTTTCTAAAGGCGAACTGCTGA
- the lipB gene encoding lipoyl(octanoyl) transferase LipB, which translates to MVNDRQHLDLTSFSASNGAPVEWQISDAPVSYPEAVAAMEARAAAIAAQEAAELVWLLEHPPLYTSGTSGKASDLLDPRFPTFATGRGGQLTYHGPGQRVAYVMLDLKRRRPDVRAYVAGLEELIIRTLAAFNVRGERREDRVGVWVRRPDKGEGYEDKIAAIGVRLKRWVSFHGIAINVEPELSHFAGIVPCGVADPRYGVTSLVDLGHPVTMADVDVALRQAFEELFGPTRALLPEAAI; encoded by the coding sequence ATGGTTAACGACCGCCAACACCTCGATTTGACATCGTTTTCGGCCTCAAACGGCGCTCCCGTGGAATGGCAGATTTCGGACGCTCCCGTGTCCTACCCGGAGGCCGTGGCGGCCATGGAGGCGCGGGCCGCGGCCATTGCGGCGCAGGAGGCGGCGGAGCTGGTCTGGCTGCTGGAGCACCCCCCGCTTTATACCTCCGGCACCTCGGGCAAGGCCTCCGACCTGCTCGACCCCCGATTCCCGACCTTTGCCACGGGGCGCGGCGGCCAGCTCACCTATCACGGCCCCGGCCAGCGGGTGGCCTATGTGATGCTGGACCTCAAGCGCCGCCGGCCCGACGTCCGCGCCTATGTCGCTGGTCTGGAAGAGCTGATCATCCGGACGCTTGCCGCCTTCAACGTGCGCGGCGAGCGGCGCGAGGATCGGGTCGGCGTCTGGGTCAGGCGGCCCGACAAGGGCGAGGGCTATGAGGACAAGATCGCAGCCATCGGGGTCAGGCTGAAGCGCTGGGTCTCGTTCCACGGCATCGCCATCAATGTCGAGCCGGAGCTCTCGCATTTTGCCGGCATCGTGCCCTGCGGCGTCGCCGATCCCCGCTATGGCGTCACCTCGCTGGTCGATCTCGGCCATCCCGTCACGATGGCCGATGTCGACGTCGCGCTCCGGCAGGCTTTTGAGGAGCTGTTCGGCCCGACACGGGCGCTGCTGCCGGAAGCCGCGATCTGA
- a CDS encoding FliM/FliN family flagellar motor switch protein, whose product MSTLDKVTVDLMVVLGTTSMPIHQVLRLSRGAIIELDATEADEVKVLANNLPVASGVVLVDRNRIAVEVKQMLPRSPGTR is encoded by the coding sequence GTGTCCACCCTCGATAAAGTCACCGTGGATCTCATGGTGGTCCTCGGGACCACGTCCATGCCGATCCATCAGGTATTACGTCTTTCCCGCGGCGCCATCATCGAACTGGACGCAACCGAGGCCGACGAGGTCAAGGTCCTGGCCAATAATCTGCCGGTGGCCAGCGGCGTCGTGCTGGTTGACCGCAACCGGATCGCGGTCGAGGTCAAGCAGATGCTGCCGCGCTCCCCGGGCACCCGCTAG